A genomic stretch from Cardiocondyla obscurior isolate alpha-2009 linkage group LG10, Cobs3.1, whole genome shotgun sequence includes:
- the Woc gene encoding zinc finger MYM-type protein 3 isoform X1, with protein sequence MDTKDDPVSMEDTGAASHSEDVNNSKNNDNVESCSSKETEGIKQSQINENTAEVHDKSNEEENPGTCEKDSAVSNIETSDSTLDLETSKKNDNTEIETTLPENNSENVGTKESNAVENKEAEMALADTEVAELDIPNLTKNTDVLALEDLCKVPADAVNDDEKFINDNIITEESETSKEKTDDCDIPNKTSISDNVITESEISSKDTTKDIADESSTNKNVVTESEKPCIEGTKESNIPDENSSSVDDIQLLQKEDVLLNKTDGTNKKIESESSDSNLDNSEKDLPEKKSENTEPETTEFVQISHDKNDDSQIEVQPVDAEDPFGGDNLTSESIEQPETDNFVDSELSFKKLYEQDNLQNEIITEGNDCRNEKSNVDSATNDPKDIDIDKAVDNIAEASSNVQTVESLEVISIDTDLPGTSISETGTENILFPKSTNEQNVQGKKNIEQITTMETDEADVLPGQDDELCIIPDSMKVIMPSKSGKATDDNQIETELLKNFECTEITEKCSKSNFEREDTSNTSRLVTDNVNKDDSIVQQDVIIQDVSKLTTVSSILASDIINIDDGTKHSKVKQIVNKEACKQCGEVGAIRIRVRIGTQSYFVCSKTCKALFKAANIMSKILDIPSQGINTKQEKRCATCLSIIELNDERNLSWETMEFCNEECLGKFQRRYGSYCKNCSGTVQAVSLGKYCVRFGCDVRQFCCSTCLEEFKKGLKVCSYCQKDISVSAEGFLAPVGEKGQFKDFCTQDCMEKYSKLNSTEPLPTEKKLCSVCKEEKPVHREVQIYNSTPVAICSEPCFAAFKFVKQVKPEQCSTCKKFFELPNKQHFVVFYENEPHTFCNKTCLNIFIITNRKILPCNWCKVKKYNFDMIKKELKTGQVLMMCSLNCLTLYQVSINAVSAKRINCDLCKEYSLAHYHLTMSDATIRNFCSYNCVMNFQAQYTKSPITIPPSDDPVPAGLPKKTTLPQKSINQIVPNEVQKKKIMPVISSVTSLASMGNGQANQTPQQNNVVIPANANQTAPMVYKQQVITRPPSPAKMHNKMTQCKPLVHTKGVSVRPHPCTKGTQTTENVQQVLVPVPVPIYVPFPMHMYSMPFPVPMPFPLPIPVPLFIPTTRNSAKGIMKDIKKIQEKIPADPYEAELLMMAEMVATEKKVNDSDSDSVDDKEDDTADQDNLHSDGFSPEAVDSSNTFGDDMLQMALKMATGELDEPAVDLEAALTPNTITATQAPSQPENALDNDVQSERLMVGSRGRKRVMPYKPRTTATKRMRRVSGTNDMPLMPPPESQPPPQPRIMEPMEKPDANMALKYTFGVNAWRQWVVGKNAELEKQFTPMKKIKLFKTDLLQLTADELNYSLCLFVKEVRKPNGSEYAPDTIYYLCLGIQQYLFENNRIDNIFTDSYYEKFTDCLNEVAKKFSMLYNDAQYIVTRVEEEHLWECKQLGAHSPHVLLSTLMFFNTKHFNLVTVEEHMQLSFSHIMKHWKRNPAAQPAAVAGKVPGSRNVLLRFYPPQSALEANSRKKKVYEQQENEENPLRCPVKLYEFYLSKCPESVKTRNDVFYLLPERSCVPDSPVWYSTSPLAKEQLVKMLYRIKMVKEINVALLTS encoded by the exons ATGGACACCAAGGACGATCCGGTATCTATGGAGGATACTGGTGCTGCATCTCATTCTGAGGATGTAAATAACTCTAAGAATAATGATAATGTTGAAAGCTGTTCTTCAAAAGAAACTGAAGGGATTAAGCAATCACAGATTAATGAAAATACTGCAGAGGTACATGATAAATcgaatgaagaagaaaatccaGGAACTTGTGAGAAGGATTCAGCTGTATCAAATATAGAAACCAGTGATTCTACTTTAGATTTAGAAACCAGtaagaaaaatgataatacAGAAATTGAAACAACACTGCCTGAAAACAATAGTGAGAATGTAGGGACTAAAGAAAGCAATGCAGTTGAAAACAAAGAAGCAGAGATGGCTCTTGCAGACACAGAAGTGGCAGAGCTAGATATACctaatttaactaaaaatacaGATGTGTTAGCTCTTGAAGATTTGTGTAAAGTTCCAGCTGATGCTGTTAATgacgatgaaaaatttattaatgataacATTATCACTGAAGAGTCTGAAACATCTAAAGAAAAAACTGATGATTGTGATATCCCAAATAAAACAAGCATCAGCGATAACGTTATCACTGAGTCTGAAATATCATCTAAAGATACAACTAAAGATATTGCAGATGAATCAAGTACTAACAAGAACGTCGTTACTGAGTCCGAAAAGCCATGTATAGAAGGAACTAAAGAAAGCAATATCCCAGATGAAAATAGCAGTAGCGTGGATGACATACAATTATTACAGAAAGAAGATGTGTTGCTTAATAAAACAGATGGaactaacaaaaaaatagaatctGAATCATCAGACAGTAATTTAGATAATTCCGAAAAAGATCTGCCCGAGAAGAAGTCTGAAAATACAGAGCCTGAAACTACAGAGTTTGTACAGATCTCTCATGACAAAAATGACGATTCTCAAATTGAAGTTCAGCCTGTGGACGCGGAAGATCCGTTTGGTGGTGATAATCTTACGTCTGAAAGCATAGAACAGCCAGAAACCGATAACTTTGTCGATAGCGAACTtagttttaaaaagttatacgAGCAAGATAATTTGCAAAACGAGATAATTACTGAAGGTAACGATTGTAGAAACGAAAAGTCTAATGTCGATTCTGCAACAAACGATCCTAAAGACATCGATATCGACAAAGCCGTGGACAATATTGCTGAAGCATCAAGTAACGTACAAACCGTTGAATCTCTCGAAGTTATCTCAATAGACACTGACCTTCCAGGTACTAGTATATCCGAAACGGgaacagaaaatatattatttccgaAATCAACTAATGAACAAAATGTTCAaggcaaaaaaaatatcgaacaaATTACAACGATGGAAACAGACGAGGCTGACGTATTACCGGGGCAAGACGACGAGTTATGTATTATCCCTGATAGTATGAAAGTAATAATGCCAAGTAAATCGGGTAAAGCAACAGACGACAATCAAATCGAGACTGAACTTCTTAAAAACTTCGAATGTACGgaaataacagaaaaatgtAGCAAATCAAATTTCGAGCGCGAGGACACTTCAAACACATCCCGATTAGTAACAGATAATGTAAACAAAGACGATAGTATTGTACAACAAGACGTGATTATTCAAGACGTTTCCAAACTAACAACGGTAAGCTCAATCTTAGCATcggatattattaatatcgatgaTGGAACCAAACATTCAAAAGTTAaacaaattgttaataaagaAGCATGTAAGCAGTGTGGTGAAGTAGGCGCAATCAGAATTCGCGTAAGAATTGGTACGCAAAGTTATTTTGTGTGCTCGAAAACGTGCAAAGCATTATTCAAAGCAGCTAATATCATGAGCAAAATTCTCGATATACCGAGTCAAGGAATTAACACTAAACAAGAAAAGCGTTGCGCAACCTGTTTATCAATTATAGAACTAAATGATGAACGAAATCTTTCTTGGGAGACAATGGAATTTTGTAACGAAGAATGTTTAGGAAAATTTCAACGAAGGTATGGAagttattgcaaaaattgcagTGGCACAGTTCAAGCTGTGAGTTTAGGAAAATACTGCGTGAGATTTGGATGTGATGTAAGGCAATTTTGCTGTTCAACATGTTTAGAGGAATTCAAAAAAGGTTTGAAAGTATGCAGTTATTGTCAAAAAGATATAAGTGTGAGTGCAGAAGGCTTTTTAGCTCCGGTTGGAGAAAAAGGacaatttaaagatttttgtACCCAAGATTGCATggaaaaatattcgaaattaaattctacaGAACCGCTACCCACagaaaaaaagttatgcaGTGTCTGTAAAGAg gaaAAACCTGTACACCGCGAAGTTCAAATATACAACAGTACTCCAGTAGCTATATGCAGTGAACCCTGTTTTGCTGCATTTAAATTTGTGAAACAAGTTAAACCTGAACAATGCTCTacttgcaaaaaatttttcgaattaCCGAATAAACAACACTTCGTTGTTTTTTATGAGAATGAGCCTCATACATTTTGTAACAAAACATgtttgaatatatttattataacgaATAGGAAAATACTTCCATGCAATTGGTGCaaagtaaagaaatataattttgatatgaTCAAGAAGGAATTAAAAACAGGTCAAGTTCTAATGATGTGCAGCTTAAATTGTTTAACACTATACCAG gtTTCCATTAACGCAGTATCTGCAAAGCGAATTAATTGTGATTTATGTAAAGAGTATTCTTTAGCACATTATCATCTCACGATGTCGGATGCGACAATACGTAATTTTTGTTCGTACAATTGCGTTATGAATTTTCAAGCGCAATACACTAAATCACCTATAACTATACCGCCGAGCGATGATCCCGTGCCTGCCGGCTTACCTAAAAAAACTACGTTACCacaaaaaagtataaatcAAATTGTTCCCAACGAGgtacagaagaaaaaaattatgccaGTTATTTCCTCGGTAACGAGTTTAGCCTCGATGGGGAACGGGCAGGCAAATCAAACGCCGCAGCAAAATAATGTGGTGATACCTGCAAACGCAAATCAAACTGCGCCAATGGTTTATAAGCAGCAAGTTATTACCAGACCACCTAGTCCAGCGAAAATGCACAACAAGATGACTCAGTGCAAGCCTTTAGTGCATACGAAAGGAGTTTCTGTGCGTCCTCACCCTTGTACAAAAGGGACACAGACGACGGAAAATGTTCAACAGGTGCTGGTACCTGTACCAGTGCCAATTTACGTTCCATTTCCGATGCACATGTATAGTATGCCTTTCCCAGTTCCGATGCCTTTTCCCTTGCCTATTCCTGTTCCACTTTTTATACCTACCACGAGGAACAGCGCTAAAGGAATTATGAAGGATATCAAAAAAATACAGGAGAAGATACCGGCTGATCCGTATGAAGCCGAACTCCTTATGATGGCTGAAATGGTAGCTACCGAAAAGAAGGTTAACGATAGCGATTCGGATTCAGTGGAcgataa gGAAGATGACACAGCTGATCAAGACAATTTACATAGTGATGGTTTCAGTCCAGAAGCAGTTGATTCCAGTAACACGTTTGGAGATGACATGTTACAAATGGCTTTAAAAATGGCCACGGGAGAATTAGATGAGCCAGCAGTTGATTTGGAGGCTGCCTTAACTCCAAATACGATTACAGCTACGCAAGCACCGTCGCAACCGGAAAATGCTTTAGATAATGACG TGCAATCGGAACGATTAATGGTTGGTTCCAGAGGAAGAAAACGTGTGATGCCATATAAACCTCGAACAACAGCAACCAAACGGATGAGACGTGTTTCCGGTACAAATGACATGCCGTTAATGCCACCACCAGAGTCTCAACCACCCCCGCAACCGCGAATTATGGAACCGATGGAAAAACCTGACGCTAATATGgcgttaaaatatacatttggCGTGAATGCATGGAGACAATGG GTAGTGGGAAAGAATGCCGAATTAGAAAAACAGTTTACAccaatgaaaaaaataaaattatttaagacggACCTTTTACAACTTACCGCagatgaattaaattattcgctaTGTCTCTTCGTAAAGGAAGTAAGAAAACCGAATGGTTCAGAGTATGCTCccgatacaatatattatctCTGCCtag gaaTACAACAATATCTGtttgaaaataatagaatcgataatatatttacgGATTCATATTACGAGAAATTTACGGATTGCCTAAATGAAGTGGCAAAAAAGTTCTCCATGCTGTATAACGACGCTC AATACATTGTGACTAGGGTGGAAGAAGAACACTTGTGGGAATGCAAACAGTTAGGTGCTCATTCGCCTCATGTTCTGTTAAGCACGCTGATGTTTTTCAATACGAAACACTTTAATCTTGTG ACAGTGGAAGAACACATGCAACTTTCCTTTTCTCATATTATGAAGCATTGGAAGCGCAATCCAGCAGCTCAACCTGCGGCAGTGGCAGGAAAAGTTCCAGGCTCAAGAAATGTTCTTTTGAGATTTTATCCACCGCAATCAGCTCTTG aagctaattcaagaaaaaagaaggtaTATGAACAACAAGAAAACGAAGAGAATCCATTGAGATGTCCTGTTAAGTTATATGAATTCTATTTATCAAAATG CCCTGAAAGTgtgaaaacgcgaaatgatgtCTTCTATCTATTGCCAGAACGCAGTTGCGTACCAGACAGTCCAGTGTGGTACTCGACATCGCCTCTCGCGAAGGAACAGCTCGTCAAAATGTTATATCGTATTAAAAtggttaaagaaattaatgtagCTTTACTAACGAGTTAA
- the Woc gene encoding zinc finger MYM-type protein 4 isoform X4, whose protein sequence is MDTKDDPVSMEDTGAASHSEDVNNSKNNDNVESCSSKETEGIKQSQINENTAEVHDKSNEEENPGTCEKDSAVSNIETSDSTLDLETSKKNDNTEIETTLPENNSENVGTKESNAVENKEAEMALADTEVAELDIPNLTKNTDVLALEDLCKVPADAVNDDEKFINDNIITEESETSKEKTDDCDIPNKTSISDNVITESEISSKDTTKDIADESSTNKNVVTESEKPCIEGTKESNIPDENSSSVDDIQLLQKEDVLLNKTDGTNKKIESESSDSNLDNSEKDLPEKKSENTEPETTEFVQISHDKNDDSQIEVQPVDAEDPFGGDNLTSESIEQPETDNFVDSELSFKKLYEQDNLQNEIITEGNDCRNEKSNVDSATNDPKDIDIDKAVDNIAEASSNVQTVESLEVISIDTDLPGTSISETGTENILFPKSTNEQNVQGKKNIEQITTMETDEADVLPGQDDELCIIPDSMKVIMPSKSGKATDDNQIETELLKNFECTEITEKCSKSNFEREDTSNTSRLVTDNVNKDDSIVQQDVIIQDVSKLTTVSSILASDIINIDDGTKHSKVKQIVNKEACKQCGEVGAIRIRVRIGTQSYFVCSKTCKALFKAANIMSKILDIPSQGINTKQEKRCATCLSIIELNDERNLSWETMEFCNEECLGKFQRRYGSYCKNCSGTVQAVSLGKYCVRFGCDVRQFCCSTCLEEFKKGLKVCSYCQKDISVSAEGFLAPVGEKGQFKDFCTQDCMEKYSKLNSTEPLPTEKKLCSVCKEEKPVHREVQIYNSTPVAICSEPCFAAFKFVKQVKPEQCSTCKKFFELPNKQHFVVFYENEPHTFCNKTCLNIFIITNRKILPCNWCKVKKYNFDMIKKELKTGQVLMMCSLNCLTLYQVSINAVSAKRINCDLCKEYSLAHYHLTMSDATIRNFCSYNCVMNFQAQYTKSPITIPPSDDPVPAGLPKKTTLPQKSINQIVPNEVQKKKIMPVISSVTSLASMGNGQANQTPQQNNVVIPANANQTAPMVYKQQVITRPPSPAKMHNKMTQCKPLVHTKGVSVRPHPCTKGTQTTENVQQVLVPVPVPIYVPFPMHMYSMPFPVPMPFPLPIPVPLFIPTTRNSAKGIMKDIKKIQEKIPADPYEAELLMMAEMVATEKKVNDSDSDSVDDKEDDTADQDNLHSDGFSPEAVDSSNTFGDDMLQMALKMATGELDEPAVDLEAALTPNTITATQAPSQPENALDNDVQSERLMVGSRGRKRVMPYKPRTTATKRMRRVSGTNDMPLMPPPESQPPPQPRIMEPMEKPDANMALKYTFGVNAWRQWVVGKNAELEKQFTPMKKIKLFKTDLLQLTADELNYSLCLFVKEVRKPNGSEYAPDTIYYLCLGIQQYLFENNRIDNIFTDSYYEKFTDCLNEVAKKFSMLYNDAQYIVTRVEEEHLWECKQLGAHSPHVLLSTLMFFNTKHFNLVIGGYQ, encoded by the exons ATGGACACCAAGGACGATCCGGTATCTATGGAGGATACTGGTGCTGCATCTCATTCTGAGGATGTAAATAACTCTAAGAATAATGATAATGTTGAAAGCTGTTCTTCAAAAGAAACTGAAGGGATTAAGCAATCACAGATTAATGAAAATACTGCAGAGGTACATGATAAATcgaatgaagaagaaaatccaGGAACTTGTGAGAAGGATTCAGCTGTATCAAATATAGAAACCAGTGATTCTACTTTAGATTTAGAAACCAGtaagaaaaatgataatacAGAAATTGAAACAACACTGCCTGAAAACAATAGTGAGAATGTAGGGACTAAAGAAAGCAATGCAGTTGAAAACAAAGAAGCAGAGATGGCTCTTGCAGACACAGAAGTGGCAGAGCTAGATATACctaatttaactaaaaatacaGATGTGTTAGCTCTTGAAGATTTGTGTAAAGTTCCAGCTGATGCTGTTAATgacgatgaaaaatttattaatgataacATTATCACTGAAGAGTCTGAAACATCTAAAGAAAAAACTGATGATTGTGATATCCCAAATAAAACAAGCATCAGCGATAACGTTATCACTGAGTCTGAAATATCATCTAAAGATACAACTAAAGATATTGCAGATGAATCAAGTACTAACAAGAACGTCGTTACTGAGTCCGAAAAGCCATGTATAGAAGGAACTAAAGAAAGCAATATCCCAGATGAAAATAGCAGTAGCGTGGATGACATACAATTATTACAGAAAGAAGATGTGTTGCTTAATAAAACAGATGGaactaacaaaaaaatagaatctGAATCATCAGACAGTAATTTAGATAATTCCGAAAAAGATCTGCCCGAGAAGAAGTCTGAAAATACAGAGCCTGAAACTACAGAGTTTGTACAGATCTCTCATGACAAAAATGACGATTCTCAAATTGAAGTTCAGCCTGTGGACGCGGAAGATCCGTTTGGTGGTGATAATCTTACGTCTGAAAGCATAGAACAGCCAGAAACCGATAACTTTGTCGATAGCGAACTtagttttaaaaagttatacgAGCAAGATAATTTGCAAAACGAGATAATTACTGAAGGTAACGATTGTAGAAACGAAAAGTCTAATGTCGATTCTGCAACAAACGATCCTAAAGACATCGATATCGACAAAGCCGTGGACAATATTGCTGAAGCATCAAGTAACGTACAAACCGTTGAATCTCTCGAAGTTATCTCAATAGACACTGACCTTCCAGGTACTAGTATATCCGAAACGGgaacagaaaatatattatttccgaAATCAACTAATGAACAAAATGTTCAaggcaaaaaaaatatcgaacaaATTACAACGATGGAAACAGACGAGGCTGACGTATTACCGGGGCAAGACGACGAGTTATGTATTATCCCTGATAGTATGAAAGTAATAATGCCAAGTAAATCGGGTAAAGCAACAGACGACAATCAAATCGAGACTGAACTTCTTAAAAACTTCGAATGTACGgaaataacagaaaaatgtAGCAAATCAAATTTCGAGCGCGAGGACACTTCAAACACATCCCGATTAGTAACAGATAATGTAAACAAAGACGATAGTATTGTACAACAAGACGTGATTATTCAAGACGTTTCCAAACTAACAACGGTAAGCTCAATCTTAGCATcggatattattaatatcgatgaTGGAACCAAACATTCAAAAGTTAaacaaattgttaataaagaAGCATGTAAGCAGTGTGGTGAAGTAGGCGCAATCAGAATTCGCGTAAGAATTGGTACGCAAAGTTATTTTGTGTGCTCGAAAACGTGCAAAGCATTATTCAAAGCAGCTAATATCATGAGCAAAATTCTCGATATACCGAGTCAAGGAATTAACACTAAACAAGAAAAGCGTTGCGCAACCTGTTTATCAATTATAGAACTAAATGATGAACGAAATCTTTCTTGGGAGACAATGGAATTTTGTAACGAAGAATGTTTAGGAAAATTTCAACGAAGGTATGGAagttattgcaaaaattgcagTGGCACAGTTCAAGCTGTGAGTTTAGGAAAATACTGCGTGAGATTTGGATGTGATGTAAGGCAATTTTGCTGTTCAACATGTTTAGAGGAATTCAAAAAAGGTTTGAAAGTATGCAGTTATTGTCAAAAAGATATAAGTGTGAGTGCAGAAGGCTTTTTAGCTCCGGTTGGAGAAAAAGGacaatttaaagatttttgtACCCAAGATTGCATggaaaaatattcgaaattaaattctacaGAACCGCTACCCACagaaaaaaagttatgcaGTGTCTGTAAAGAg gaaAAACCTGTACACCGCGAAGTTCAAATATACAACAGTACTCCAGTAGCTATATGCAGTGAACCCTGTTTTGCTGCATTTAAATTTGTGAAACAAGTTAAACCTGAACAATGCTCTacttgcaaaaaatttttcgaattaCCGAATAAACAACACTTCGTTGTTTTTTATGAGAATGAGCCTCATACATTTTGTAACAAAACATgtttgaatatatttattataacgaATAGGAAAATACTTCCATGCAATTGGTGCaaagtaaagaaatataattttgatatgaTCAAGAAGGAATTAAAAACAGGTCAAGTTCTAATGATGTGCAGCTTAAATTGTTTAACACTATACCAG gtTTCCATTAACGCAGTATCTGCAAAGCGAATTAATTGTGATTTATGTAAAGAGTATTCTTTAGCACATTATCATCTCACGATGTCGGATGCGACAATACGTAATTTTTGTTCGTACAATTGCGTTATGAATTTTCAAGCGCAATACACTAAATCACCTATAACTATACCGCCGAGCGATGATCCCGTGCCTGCCGGCTTACCTAAAAAAACTACGTTACCacaaaaaagtataaatcAAATTGTTCCCAACGAGgtacagaagaaaaaaattatgccaGTTATTTCCTCGGTAACGAGTTTAGCCTCGATGGGGAACGGGCAGGCAAATCAAACGCCGCAGCAAAATAATGTGGTGATACCTGCAAACGCAAATCAAACTGCGCCAATGGTTTATAAGCAGCAAGTTATTACCAGACCACCTAGTCCAGCGAAAATGCACAACAAGATGACTCAGTGCAAGCCTTTAGTGCATACGAAAGGAGTTTCTGTGCGTCCTCACCCTTGTACAAAAGGGACACAGACGACGGAAAATGTTCAACAGGTGCTGGTACCTGTACCAGTGCCAATTTACGTTCCATTTCCGATGCACATGTATAGTATGCCTTTCCCAGTTCCGATGCCTTTTCCCTTGCCTATTCCTGTTCCACTTTTTATACCTACCACGAGGAACAGCGCTAAAGGAATTATGAAGGATATCAAAAAAATACAGGAGAAGATACCGGCTGATCCGTATGAAGCCGAACTCCTTATGATGGCTGAAATGGTAGCTACCGAAAAGAAGGTTAACGATAGCGATTCGGATTCAGTGGAcgataa gGAAGATGACACAGCTGATCAAGACAATTTACATAGTGATGGTTTCAGTCCAGAAGCAGTTGATTCCAGTAACACGTTTGGAGATGACATGTTACAAATGGCTTTAAAAATGGCCACGGGAGAATTAGATGAGCCAGCAGTTGATTTGGAGGCTGCCTTAACTCCAAATACGATTACAGCTACGCAAGCACCGTCGCAACCGGAAAATGCTTTAGATAATGACG TGCAATCGGAACGATTAATGGTTGGTTCCAGAGGAAGAAAACGTGTGATGCCATATAAACCTCGAACAACAGCAACCAAACGGATGAGACGTGTTTCCGGTACAAATGACATGCCGTTAATGCCACCACCAGAGTCTCAACCACCCCCGCAACCGCGAATTATGGAACCGATGGAAAAACCTGACGCTAATATGgcgttaaaatatacatttggCGTGAATGCATGGAGACAATGG GTAGTGGGAAAGAATGCCGAATTAGAAAAACAGTTTACAccaatgaaaaaaataaaattatttaagacggACCTTTTACAACTTACCGCagatgaattaaattattcgctaTGTCTCTTCGTAAAGGAAGTAAGAAAACCGAATGGTTCAGAGTATGCTCccgatacaatatattatctCTGCCtag gaaTACAACAATATCTGtttgaaaataatagaatcgataatatatttacgGATTCATATTACGAGAAATTTACGGATTGCCTAAATGAAGTGGCAAAAAAGTTCTCCATGCTGTATAACGACGCTC AATACATTGTGACTAGGGTGGAAGAAGAACACTTGTGGGAATGCAAACAGTTAGGTGCTCATTCGCCTCATGTTCTGTTAAGCACGCTGATGTTTTTCAATACGAAACACTTTAATCTTGTG ataggaGGATaccaataa